The proteins below are encoded in one region of Flavobacterium sp. IMCC34852:
- a CDS encoding DoxX family protein, translated as MKNPIILWIVKLIAVVILLQTLYFKFTAAEESVYIFQTLGIEPFGRIGSGVVELIASILILIPRTTLLGALLGLGTMLGAIFSHIFVLGIEVQNDGGTLFVLALITLLSCLLLVYAERNKIPDLLRFKL; from the coding sequence ATGAAAAACCCAATTATACTCTGGATTGTCAAGCTCATCGCAGTCGTAATCCTTTTGCAAACCTTATATTTCAAATTCACCGCCGCTGAAGAAAGCGTGTACATTTTTCAAACTTTAGGCATTGAACCTTTTGGTCGAATTGGTTCCGGCGTGGTCGAATTGATTGCTTCGATTTTGATTTTGATTCCCAGAACAACCTTACTTGGCGCACTTTTAGGATTGGGTACGATGTTAGGTGCCATTTTTTCTCATATATTTGTTTTAGGAATAGAAGTGCAAAATGATGGTGGAACGTTATTTGTTTTGGCTCTCATCACTTTACTAAGCTGTTTGCTTTTGGTGTATGCGGAGCGAAATAAAATTCCGGATTTATTGCGATTTAAATTGTAA
- a CDS encoding MlaE family ABC transporter permease: MMLVRYLSQIGKYFLMLKEVFRNPTKWSAMRQLIFKEIDDLIIDSLGIVCFISFFVGGVVSIQTALNLTNPLIPKYLIGFATRQSVILEFAPTFISIIMAGKMGSFITSSIGTMRVTEQIDALEVMGVNSLNYLVFPKIIALLLYPFVIGISMFLGVLGGWIASVYGGFASSNEFITGIQQEFIPFHIAYAFIKTFVFAMLLATIPSFHGYYMKGGALEVGKASTVSFVWTSVTIILANYILTQLLLT; the protein is encoded by the coding sequence ATGATGCTCGTTCGCTATTTATCGCAAATAGGAAAATATTTCTTGATGTTGAAAGAAGTTTTCCGAAATCCCACAAAATGGTCGGCCATGCGGCAGTTAATTTTTAAAGAGATAGATGATTTAATCATTGATTCGCTCGGGATTGTTTGCTTTATTTCGTTCTTTGTTGGTGGCGTAGTTTCTATTCAAACCGCTTTGAACCTGACCAATCCTTTGATTCCGAAATACCTTATCGGGTTTGCGACGAGACAATCGGTAATTTTAGAATTTGCGCCTACTTTTATCTCAATCATCATGGCCGGAAAAATGGGTTCGTTTATCACCTCAAGTATTGGAACGATGCGCGTTACCGAACAGATTGATGCCTTGGAAGTGATGGGAGTCAATTCGCTTAACTATTTGGTTTTTCCCAAAATTATTGCTTTACTACTTTACCCATTTGTCATTGGAATTTCGATGTTTTTGGGTGTTTTAGGCGGTTGGATTGCTTCGGTTTATGGCGGATTTGCTTCGAGTAACGAGTTTATCACCGGAATCCAACAAGAGTTTATTCCGTTTCACATTGCTTATGCTTTTATCAAAACCTTTGTCTTTGCGATGTTATTGGCCACGATTCCTTCGTTTCACGGTTATTACATGAAAGGCGGTGCTTTGGAAGTAGGTAAAGCCAGTACGGTTTCATTTGTGTGGACCTCGGTGACCATTATTTTGGCCAATTATATATTAACGCAATTACTATTGACCTGA
- a CDS encoding D-alanine--D-alanine ligase: MKLFLHKLFHWEYWPFKIVYIPIYFLWAYYALKARTIFFFNTCNPTMRNGGFIMDSKMEIYDLIPPQFYPKTKLVKEKQSFDEVENTLNHSKIEFPFIAKPDIGLRGSAVKKIDTLDDLKNYHSKANFDYLIQDLIPFPNEVGIFYVRYPHEKNGRITGIVAKEFLIVEGDGCSTIEELIKANPRYELQLKALQKEYGNQLKDILPKGEKRNLVPYGNHARGAKFLDYSHLISPELTKVIDDMCLQIDEFYFGRMDLMYNTWAELEQGKNFSIVELNGAASEPTHIYDPKHSLFFAWKELARHITYMFEISVANHKRGYDYLPHKVGMEQYNLHLEQSNKIVNF, translated from the coding sequence TTGAAACTATTTCTCCACAAACTCTTCCACTGGGAATATTGGCCGTTCAAAATTGTATATATCCCAATTTATTTTCTTTGGGCATATTATGCGTTGAAAGCGCGGACGATTTTCTTTTTCAATACTTGTAATCCAACTATGCGAAACGGAGGATTTATCATGGATAGCAAGATGGAAATCTATGATTTGATTCCGCCACAGTTTTATCCCAAAACCAAATTGGTCAAAGAAAAACAGTCTTTTGACGAAGTCGAAAATACATTGAACCATTCCAAAATCGAGTTTCCTTTTATAGCCAAACCTGATATTGGATTGCGCGGTTCAGCCGTGAAAAAAATCGATACACTAGACGATTTAAAAAATTACCACAGCAAAGCTAATTTTGATTACTTAATCCAAGATTTGATTCCGTTTCCGAATGAAGTCGGGATTTTTTATGTGCGTTATCCTCATGAAAAAAACGGCAGAATTACCGGAATTGTAGCCAAAGAATTCCTTATTGTGGAAGGCGATGGTTGTTCGACTATTGAAGAATTGATAAAGGCCAATCCGCGTTACGAATTGCAGTTAAAAGCATTACAAAAAGAATACGGCAACCAACTCAAAGACATCTTGCCTAAAGGCGAAAAACGCAATTTGGTTCCGTATGGCAATCATGCTCGAGGGGCGAAATTTTTAGATTACAGTCATTTAATTTCTCCCGAATTGACCAAAGTCATTGACGATATGTGTCTGCAAATCGATGAGTTTTATTTCGGGCGAATGGATTTAATGTACAACACTTGGGCCGAATTGGAACAAGGTAAAAACTTCTCCATAGTCGAATTAAATGGTGCAGCGAGCGAACCAACACACATTTATGACCCAAAACATTCGCTGTTTTTTGCATGGAAAGAATTGGCACGACACATAACCTATATGTTCGAAATCAGTGTGGCCAATCACAAACGAGGTTATGATTATTTGCCTCATAAAGTGGGAATGGAACAGTATAATTTGCATTTGGAGCAAAGCAATAAAATTGTGAATTTTTAA
- a CDS encoding DinB family protein, whose amino-acid sequence MLIPAIYKTLNELSGLVLQLSDDDYCCPCHDLSNATIGEHTRHIIEMFQCLENQYETGVVNYDNRKRDYLIQTNTAFAKECIDTILNQVDKPNKNLQLQQIVDGEELLIDSNYHRELLYNLEHCIHHQALIKVAIIQSKTIAIDADFGVARSTIEYRKQCAQ is encoded by the coding sequence ATGCTTATTCCGGCGATCTACAAAACTCTTAACGAATTATCAGGCTTGGTCTTGCAACTATCAGACGACGATTATTGTTGTCCGTGTCATGATTTAAGCAATGCCACCATTGGCGAACACACGCGTCACATTATTGAAATGTTTCAGTGTTTGGAAAACCAATATGAAACAGGCGTTGTCAATTATGATAATCGAAAGCGAGATTACCTGATTCAAACCAATACGGCTTTCGCCAAAGAATGTATCGATACTATTTTGAACCAAGTCGATAAACCCAACAAAAACTTGCAATTGCAACAAATAGTCGATGGCGAAGAGCTATTGATTGATAGTAATTACCACCGAGAATTGTTGTACAATTTAGAGCATTGCATTCACCATCAAGCGTTAATCAAAGTGGCGATTATCCAGTCGAAAACCATTGCAATTGATGCCGATTTTGGCGTAGCACGTTCTACCATCGAATACCGAAAACAATGTGCACAGTAA
- a CDS encoding SDR family NAD(P)-dependent oxidoreductase produces MKNIIITGTSRGIGYELALQFAKAGHQVLAISRKTPQVLIENENITCLSVDLGKEEELIEVEKFLSTAWKQVDIIIHNAGSLLNRPFSQTSQEDFESVYRVNVFGVANLTRVCLPYLKKGSHVVSISSMGGIQGSMKFAGLAAYSSSKGAVITLSELLAEEYKEQGIAFNVLALGAVNTEMLQEAFPGYEASISAKEMADYIYNFALTGNKYHNGKVIQVSSSTP; encoded by the coding sequence ATGAAGAACATCATTATTACCGGAACTTCGCGTGGCATTGGTTACGAATTGGCTTTACAATTTGCCAAAGCCGGACACCAAGTCTTAGCCATTTCCAGAAAAACACCTCAAGTTTTAATCGAAAACGAGAATATCACTTGTCTTTCGGTCGATTTAGGCAAAGAAGAAGAATTAATTGAAGTCGAAAAATTCCTTTCTACGGCTTGGAAACAAGTCGATATTATTATTCACAATGCCGGAAGTTTGCTCAACCGACCATTTTCACAAACGTCACAAGAAGATTTTGAAAGTGTTTACCGAGTGAATGTTTTTGGTGTCGCCAATTTAACGCGGGTTTGTTTGCCCTATTTGAAAAAAGGCAGTCATGTAGTTTCCATCAGTTCGATGGGCGGCATTCAAGGCAGCATGAAATTCGCCGGATTGGCCGCATACAGTTCAAGTAAAGGTGCAGTGATTACACTTTCGGAATTGTTAGCCGAAGAATACAAAGAGCAAGGCATTGCTTTTAATGTGTTGGCACTCGGAGCTGTAAATACCGAAATGTTACAAGAAGCATTTCCGGGTTACGAAGCCTCAATTTCTGCCAAAGAAATGGCCGATTACATCTATAATTTTGCTTTAACCGGCAATAAATACCATAACGGAAAAGTGATTCAAGTGTCATCTAGTACTCCATAA
- a CDS encoding YHS domain-containing (seleno)protein, with amino-acid sequence MNKQILILLIAFISVTGLAQTSRATHFNLEKKVAIQGYDPVAYFTQKKAVKGKATFASTNEGVTYYFSSQANKEAFVKNPSSYEPQYGGWCAFAMGDYGEKVEINPETFKVLDGKLYLFYNAYFNNTLKSWNKDEVNLKKKADANWKKISGQ; translated from the coding sequence ATGAACAAACAAATTCTAATCTTACTGATTGCCTTTATTTCGGTAACCGGTTTGGCGCAAACTTCAAGAGCCACTCATTTCAATTTAGAAAAAAAAGTAGCCATTCAAGGTTATGATCCTGTGGCGTATTTTACACAGAAAAAAGCAGTAAAAGGGAAAGCGACATTCGCTTCAACCAATGAAGGCGTGACTTACTATTTTTCTTCTCAAGCCAACAAAGAAGCTTTCGTTAAAAATCCTTCAAGTTACGAACCTCAATATGGCGGTTGGTGTGCTTTCGCAATGGGCGATTATGGCGAGAAAGTAGAAATTAATCCGGAAACGTTTAAAGTTTTGGATGGTAAATTGTATTTGTTTTACAACGCTTATTTCAACAATACACTCAAAAGTTGGAACAAAGACGAAGTCAATTTGAAGAAAAAAGCCGATGCCAACTGGAAAAAGATTAGTGGTCAGTGA
- a CDS encoding ABC transporter ATP-binding protein yields MIEVKGIEKSFGDSKVLKGISTVFDTGKTNLIIGQSGSGKTVLLKSLLGIHSPDKGTISFDGRIYSDLTPDEKRTLRTEIGMVFQGSALFDSMTVEENVGFPLKMFTNKSAAEIKERVDFVINRVNLINANHKKPSEISGGMQKRVAIARAIVNNPKYLFCDEPNSGLDPKTAIVIDNLIHEITLEYNITTVINTHDMNSVMEIGDKIIFLKEGVLAWEGTKKEIFKTDNEAITDFVYSSNLFKKIRKAQNKEDL; encoded by the coding sequence ATGATAGAAGTAAAAGGTATAGAAAAGTCATTTGGCGACAGCAAAGTATTAAAAGGGATTTCGACCGTTTTTGATACCGGAAAAACCAATTTGATTATCGGTCAAAGTGGTTCAGGGAAGACCGTATTGCTCAAGAGTTTGTTAGGCATTCATTCACCCGATAAAGGCACTATTTCTTTTGACGGCAGAATTTATTCGGATTTGACTCCGGATGAAAAACGAACCTTACGTACTGAAATCGGGATGGTGTTTCAAGGCAGTGCGCTTTTTGACAGCATGACGGTAGAAGAAAACGTAGGCTTTCCATTGAAAATGTTTACCAATAAATCGGCCGCTGAGATTAAGGAGCGCGTAGATTTTGTAATCAATCGTGTGAACCTTATCAATGCCAATCATAAAAAGCCTTCTGAAATTTCGGGCGGTATGCAAAAACGGGTGGCGATTGCGCGTGCAATTGTGAACAATCCCAAGTATCTTTTTTGTGACGAACCCAACTCAGGCCTCGACCCGAAAACCGCTATTGTAATTGACAATTTGATTCACGAAATTACTTTAGAATATAACATTACTACCGTAATCAATACCCATGACATGAACTCGGTGATGGAAATAGGAGATAAAATTATCTTTTTAAAAGAGGGCGTTTTGGCTTGGGAAGGCACTAAAAAAGAAATCTTTAAAACCGATAATGAAGCCATAACCGATTTTGTGTATTCCTCCAATCTGTTCAAAAAAATCAGAAAAGCGCAGAACAAAGAAGATTTATAA
- a CDS encoding SprT-like domain-containing protein — protein MSEVLQKYLPEHAVPSCFELIKSNNVHLKIVNERQTRHGDYRRAIGGKHEITVNANLNKYRFLITLVHEIAHLVAYEKFGRMIKPHGNEWKHTFQRLMVPFIRPEIFPHSVLPLVANHFRNPTASSDTDARLAFALKQFDERKPDIHFVHEVPSGSLFRIKNGRIFQKKGLRVKRYECLEVKTGRLYLFNANAEVEIIPG, from the coding sequence ATGAGCGAAGTCCTTCAAAAATATTTACCCGAACACGCTGTGCCTTCTTGCTTTGAGCTAATCAAGAGCAACAATGTGCATTTGAAAATCGTGAACGAGCGCCAAACGCGTCACGGTGATTACCGTCGGGCGATAGGAGGAAAGCACGAGATTACGGTCAATGCCAATTTGAATAAGTACCGATTCTTAATCACATTGGTACACGAAATTGCGCATTTGGTGGCTTATGAAAAGTTTGGACGAATGATAAAGCCTCACGGCAACGAATGGAAGCATACGTTTCAACGATTGATGGTGCCGTTTATTCGCCCGGAGATTTTTCCGCATTCGGTTTTGCCTTTGGTGGCCAATCATTTCAGAAATCCCACAGCCAGTAGCGATACCGATGCCCGATTGGCTTTTGCCTTAAAACAATTTGATGAAAGAAAACCCGATATTCACTTTGTACATGAAGTACCGAGCGGCAGTTTATTCCGAATCAAAAACGGCAGAATTTTCCAAAAGAAAGGGTTAAGGGTGAAGCGTTATGAATGTTTGGAAGTCAAAACAGGAAGACTATATTTGTTCAACGCTAATGCTGAGGTGGAAATAATTCCGGGATAG
- a CDS encoding gliding motility-associated C-terminal domain-containing protein: MDSLKLKFAFVFLFLTQLSFSQLSNFTLTVNHTDETCTGNGSLSFSVSNTTPGATILYSIYELPDVANPISVQSDGSLSGLTAGTYRIVATQTLAGNSGTQQQDVVIEDDVEELTYQIVSSNEICGNDGRITVIILSGTVTPNVLSYELFSGPMIRPLQASNIFNNLTAGTYSVRVYDSCGEGVVQTFTVQASDPALEVSFFQPILASCTTVNVGFGFESVFPTPFGVVKFPLQVTTTVFPATGGSITYNQTVNGGITSFQEIPFYTNQPYNYSITVTDGCGTVYTHNGVVDNLSIAATYTVLPQGCIYKQVSFFNVSAVTLVSAPAAFTTTLPQNYTGQIVNNSVTILYLVAGTYVFNTIDVCGNPQVFTIEIVIVEIAPPFISIFGVNCTAGSVSIYGISEIIMVAAPSTYAVALPHDYTSLINSADYITFVNLPVGLYVFEVLDICNAPHTLEIEIEPLSLPPDLIISEGCEDGTGAIRLTGQFDAIAMITAPATYGVALPQDLMGNLILNDTNLVLDSLPAGDYVIQSTNSCNVTTNTAFTILGHQDITDVAVIPNCGSFDLNLNNTSNNSGVTAYWLQKLNTITNNWEHPSNGNDYTEGSIPDNSNSFPLINNTINYNLAYQGHFRILKVFRSYISNSIIQTNCFKTIYEFDYNGLPRIDDVYSISCGNTFEVIVLAVGFNPLQYRITLKNGQPFLIENGNSNIFTGLEPAIYNFQVQDACGNFLNSAFEIVNPNPLEITANEVFCDGDNLTLSVPDFSFFQYEWWKDNNTTNILSTTSSLNFNPFNALANNGIYHVRISYTNNPSSCLNQVLSYEVLVTNIPPNAGNSASFTYCGRQGTIDLFALLQAQGTYDEGGTWDEMTSSGTLSNNFWNTVSVPYGSYEFRYHVDGSCSLFDEAFINITLYEIPDIPVAGADSIICESGSLQLYATPIPNVTYQWTGPNGFTANEQNPIISNLSAANNGMYTVFASQNGCPSGTSGVEVLVNALPQLALSQNCIENEYVVTATPVANSFDASMATYAWTGPNNFTASQNPILITGGEEGLYNLTITDENGCTASQAIEVVRTICYIPNVITPNNDFSNDSFDLAGFEVDRIEIYNRWGRKVYEKNNYIDEWHGQNMKGERLPDSTYYYILNLRTGENKVGWVFLSANR, from the coding sequence ATGGATTCGCTTAAATTGAAGTTTGCTTTTGTCTTTTTATTCCTAACACAATTGTCTTTTAGTCAATTGTCTAATTTTACCCTTACTGTCAATCATACTGATGAAACTTGTACCGGAAACGGTTCTTTGTCTTTCAGTGTATCTAATACAACTCCGGGGGCAACAATTTTATACAGCATTTATGAGTTGCCGGATGTAGCCAATCCGATATCTGTTCAGTCAGACGGTTCTTTATCAGGATTGACCGCCGGAACTTATCGAATAGTAGCTACACAAACATTGGCAGGGAACAGCGGAACACAACAGCAGGATGTTGTTATTGAAGATGATGTAGAAGAATTGACCTATCAGATAGTCAGTTCTAATGAAATTTGTGGTAACGATGGAAGAATCACAGTTATTATTTTATCCGGAACTGTGACACCAAACGTATTGAGTTACGAACTTTTTTCCGGACCAATGATAAGACCATTACAAGCGTCCAATATTTTCAATAACTTGACGGCAGGAACTTATAGTGTTAGGGTTTATGACAGTTGTGGTGAAGGAGTAGTGCAAACCTTTACTGTACAAGCTTCTGATCCGGCATTAGAGGTTAGCTTTTTTCAACCGATACTCGCAAGTTGTACCACCGTTAATGTTGGTTTTGGTTTTGAATCAGTATTTCCGACGCCTTTTGGTGTGGTGAAGTTTCCGCTTCAGGTAACCACTACTGTTTTTCCGGCTACCGGTGGATCAATTACTTATAATCAAACCGTAAACGGAGGAATTACCAGTTTCCAGGAAATTCCTTTTTATACTAACCAACCCTATAACTACAGTATCACCGTAACGGATGGTTGTGGAACGGTTTATACACACAACGGTGTAGTCGATAATTTATCCATTGCAGCTACTTATACTGTGTTACCCCAAGGATGTATTTACAAGCAAGTCAGTTTTTTTAATGTCTCAGCCGTTACTTTGGTGTCAGCGCCTGCCGCTTTTACGACTACTTTACCGCAAAATTACACTGGCCAAATTGTGAATAATTCGGTTACCATTTTGTATTTAGTTGCCGGAACTTACGTCTTTAATACCATAGATGTTTGTGGTAATCCGCAAGTGTTTACCATAGAAATAGTAATTGTTGAAATTGCTCCGCCGTTTATTTCCATTTTTGGAGTGAACTGTACTGCAGGCTCGGTATCAATTTACGGTATTTCTGAAATCATCATGGTTGCTGCGCCGTCGACTTATGCGGTGGCTTTGCCACATGATTATACGAGTTTAATTAATTCTGCGGATTACATCACCTTTGTAAATTTACCTGTCGGACTTTATGTCTTTGAGGTACTCGATATATGCAACGCACCGCATACGTTGGAAATAGAAATAGAACCTTTATCTCTTCCTCCGGACCTGATTATTTCCGAAGGATGTGAAGATGGAACGGGTGCTATTAGATTAACCGGACAATTTGATGCCATTGCGATGATTACGGCTCCGGCAACCTATGGGGTTGCTTTACCTCAGGATTTAATGGGTAATCTTATTTTAAATGATACGAATTTGGTCTTAGATTCACTTCCGGCCGGAGATTACGTGATTCAATCTACGAATTCTTGTAATGTAACTACCAATACCGCTTTTACTATTTTGGGGCATCAAGATATTACTGATGTTGCTGTAATTCCCAATTGTGGTTCCTTCGACCTCAATTTAAATAACACGAGTAATAATAGCGGAGTTACAGCCTATTGGTTACAGAAACTCAACACCATAACCAACAATTGGGAACATCCCTCAAACGGAAATGATTACACAGAAGGCTCAATACCCGATAACAGTAACTCTTTTCCCCTGATTAATAATACAATCAATTATAATTTAGCTTACCAAGGGCATTTCCGAATTTTGAAAGTTTTCAGAAGCTATATAAGTAACAGTATCATTCAAACCAATTGTTTTAAAACTATCTATGAATTTGACTATAATGGTTTGCCTCGCATTGATGATGTTTACTCTATTTCTTGCGGAAATACTTTTGAAGTGATTGTGCTGGCCGTTGGCTTCAATCCTTTGCAGTACAGAATTACCCTTAAAAACGGACAGCCTTTTTTGATTGAAAATGGAAACTCCAACATTTTTACCGGTTTAGAACCGGCCATCTATAATTTTCAAGTGCAAGATGCTTGCGGGAATTTCTTAAACAGCGCCTTTGAGATTGTGAATCCCAATCCGCTTGAAATTACGGCGAATGAAGTATTCTGTGACGGAGACAACTTAACGCTTTCGGTGCCTGATTTTTCTTTTTTTCAATATGAATGGTGGAAAGACAACAACACAACAAATATCCTTAGTACGACCAGTTCTTTGAATTTCAATCCGTTTAATGCCTTGGCCAATAACGGAATTTATCATGTTCGAATTAGCTATACCAACAATCCGAGTTCTTGTTTGAATCAGGTATTGAGTTATGAGGTTTTGGTGACCAATATTCCACCGAATGCCGGAAATAGTGCTTCTTTTACCTATTGTGGCCGACAAGGAACCATCGATTTGTTTGCGTTGCTTCAAGCACAAGGGACTTATGATGAAGGTGGAACTTGGGATGAAATGACTTCCAGCGGAACGCTCAGCAATAATTTTTGGAATACCGTTAGTGTTCCTTACGGCAGTTACGAATTCAGGTACCATGTTGACGGAAGCTGTAGTTTATTTGACGAAGCCTTTATCAATATTACCCTTTATGAAATCCCGGATATTCCGGTTGCCGGTGCCGATAGTATTATTTGCGAAAGCGGAAGTTTACAACTCTATGCCACTCCCATTCCCAATGTAACCTACCAATGGACAGGTCCGAATGGATTTACCGCTAATGAACAAAATCCTATAATCTCCAATCTTTCGGCAGCAAACAACGGAATGTATACGGTTTTTGCTAGTCAGAATGGCTGTCCGTCGGGAACATCCGGCGTTGAGGTTTTGGTTAATGCTTTGCCACAATTAGCGTTGAGCCAGAATTGCATCGAAAACGAATATGTAGTTACTGCTACACCGGTTGCCAATTCATTTGACGCTTCAATGGCAACTTATGCCTGGACAGGACCTAACAATTTTACAGCCTCACAAAATCCTATTTTGATTACCGGTGGTGAAGAAGGGCTTTACAATTTAACCATAACCGATGAAAATGGTTGTACCGCATCGCAAGCTATAGAAGTGGTAAGAACCATTTGTTATATACCTAATGTGATTACACCTAATAATGATTTTAGTAACGACAGTTTTGATTTGGCCGGTTTTGAAGTTGACCGAATTGAAATTTACAACCGTTGGGGCAGAAAAGTATATGAGAAAAATAATTACATCGATGAGTGGCACGGTCAAAACATGAAAGGCGAAAGATTGCCCGATTCGACCTATTATTACATCTTAAATCTTAGAACGGGAGAAAATAAAGTCGGCTGGGTATTTCTTAGTGCCAACCGATAG
- a CDS encoding NRDE family protein, with translation MCTVSFVNTNGKIIITSNRDEKIIRPNAIEPKTYHINNKKVIFPKDNKAGGTWYAIDEHSNVLVLLNGAEEKHTLKNSYRKSRGLIVLDLISSESPFQAWQTIDLNDIEPFTLVLFENQKLYQLRWNELAKSTLALDTNQSHIWSSSTLYSKEIREKRANWFSTFLDTQPEVNEEELFNFHRYTEEDNTEHGLVINRNDILKTLSITQTVIEKNKVAIHYNDLIAEKDFSNVFLSL, from the coding sequence ATGTGCACAGTAAGTTTTGTCAACACCAATGGTAAAATTATCATTACTTCTAATCGTGATGAGAAAATCATTCGACCGAATGCCATTGAACCTAAAACTTATCACATCAATAATAAGAAAGTTATCTTCCCTAAAGACAATAAAGCCGGCGGTACTTGGTATGCCATCGATGAACATTCTAATGTCTTGGTTCTGCTAAATGGTGCCGAAGAAAAACATACTTTAAAAAACAGTTATCGCAAAAGTCGTGGTCTGATTGTACTCGATTTAATCAGCAGCGAATCGCCTTTTCAGGCTTGGCAAACGATTGATCTAAACGATATCGAACCGTTTACTTTGGTCTTATTCGAAAACCAAAAGCTCTATCAATTGCGTTGGAATGAGCTGGCCAAAAGCACTTTAGCATTGGATACGAATCAAAGTCATATTTGGTCGTCATCAACATTATATTCGAAAGAAATTCGAGAAAAAAGAGCGAATTGGTTTTCTACTTTCCTCGATACACAACCCGAAGTCAACGAAGAAGAACTATTCAACTTTCACCGTTATACCGAAGAAGACAACACCGAGCACGGCTTAGTCATCAACCGAAATGATATTTTAAAAACACTTAGCATCACGCAAACCGTAATCGAAAAGAACAAAGTTGCCATTCATTACAATGATTTGATTGCCGAAAAAGATTTTTCTAACGTGTTTCTATCACTTTAG
- a CDS encoding mannose-1-phosphate guanylyltransferase: MNNNYYAIIMAGGVGSRFWPVSTNDFPKQFHDMLGSGETLIQKTFSRLSKLVPVENIFILTNERYNSLVLEQLPKVKPEQVLLEPAMRNTAPCILYASLKIQKMNPNAVMVVAPSDHWIEDETAFADNLKQCFTFCQKENALLTLGIQPTFPNTGFGYIEFDKSDSSPIKKVNQFREKPDYETAKVFLEAGNFLWNGGIFIWSVKSVTDAFEKFQPQMNALFQQGFNSYNTSGEKQFILDNYSKADNISIDYAVMEKASNVYVLPATFDWNDLGTWGSLHEKLDKDEQNNAVVNATVILENASNNIIRSDAKKLVVIDGLDDYIIVDNENVLMIYPKSKEQDIKKITAKANDL, translated from the coding sequence ATGAACAACAATTATTACGCAATCATAATGGCCGGTGGTGTAGGCTCAAGGTTTTGGCCGGTGAGTACTAATGATTTTCCGAAGCAATTTCACGATATGTTGGGTTCTGGGGAAACCTTGATTCAAAAAACTTTCAGCCGTTTGTCAAAATTGGTTCCTGTTGAAAATATATTCATTTTAACCAATGAGCGTTACAACAGTTTGGTTTTAGAGCAATTGCCCAAAGTGAAACCGGAACAAGTTTTACTGGAGCCAGCCATGCGTAATACGGCGCCTTGTATTTTATATGCTTCGCTAAAGATTCAGAAAATGAATCCCAATGCCGTTATGGTTGTCGCGCCTAGCGATCATTGGATAGAAGACGAAACTGCGTTTGCCGATAATTTAAAACAGTGTTTTACTTTTTGCCAAAAAGAAAATGCATTACTGACTTTAGGTATACAACCCACTTTTCCCAATACCGGTTTTGGTTATATTGAGTTTGATAAAAGCGATAGCAGTCCAATCAAAAAAGTAAATCAGTTTAGAGAAAAGCCTGATTACGAAACGGCAAAAGTATTTTTAGAAGCCGGTAATTTCCTTTGGAACGGAGGGATTTTTATATGGAGTGTAAAATCCGTTACAGATGCTTTCGAGAAGTTCCAACCGCAAATGAATGCCTTGTTTCAACAAGGTTTTAATAGCTATAATACTTCGGGTGAAAAGCAATTTATACTCGATAATTACAGTAAAGCCGACAACATTTCCATCGATTATGCTGTGATGGAAAAAGCGTCCAATGTCTATGTGCTTCCGGCTACTTTTGATTGGAATGATTTGGGAACTTGGGGTTCATTACACGAAAAACTCGATAAAGACGAGCAAAATAATGCTGTGGTTAACGCTACGGTAATTTTAGAAAATGCTTCCAATAACATCATTCGTTCCGATGCTAAAAAGTTGGTCGTGATTGATGGTTTGGATGATTATATTATTGTAGATAACGAAAATGTTTTGATGATTTATCCCAAAAGTAAGGAACAAGACATCAAAAAAATCACAGCAAAAGCTAACGATTTATAG